AGCACAGCGGATGCCGCGGAGCCGATGCAGTTCGACATCTTCGACATCGATGACTCCCTCGCCGACGACGAGCAGCGCGCCGTCGGTGCGGCGTTGCTCCTCGCCGCTCGGGCTGAGGTGATCGACGGTCTCGCGACCCCGCCCGAGATCGCCCGCTATCTTCCCGCCGACTGGCGCGAGCACACTGACTCGCTGCAGGCCACCGAACTGCGCATCGCGCTGCTCGAAGCGGCCGGCGCCCGGTTCGTCGTCGAACGCCTGCGACTCGAGTGGACGCCGGCCTCCGGCATCCCGTCGCCCGACCCGCGCCTGTCGTTCCGCGACTTCGCCTCCGACGAGGAGATGATCACGATCACGACGCGGGTGCTCGCAGGCACGCTCGACGCCCACAGCCGCGGCGACCTCGAGGGCGCAACGCCGCGCGAGGTCGCCGAGCGCCAGTTCGACGAGGAGTTCGCCCGCTACACGACGCCCCGCGAGTGGTGGCGCGTCGCGACCGACGAGTCGGGTGAGCCGGTGGGCTTCGTGATTCCGGCCCGCAACAGCTACCACCACATCATCGCCTACGTCGGCGTGCTGCCCGAGTACCGCGGCGCGGGCCTCATCGACGGCATCCTCGCCGAGGGCACCCGCGTGCTCGCCGAGGCCGGGGCGCCATACATCCGCGCCTCGACCGATGTCGGCAACGTGCCGATGGCGGCGGCCTTCGCGCGGGCGGGCTACGCCACCTTCGAACGCATCATCAACCTCGCGTGGGAGGCGCCCATGCGCTGAGCGCGCCCAGCCTGCCCGCCGTCGCGACGGGCTCGGCTGGGCGTCGGCGGCCGCCTACGCCCAGCCCAGCTCCTG
The DNA window shown above is from Agromyces cerinus and carries:
- a CDS encoding GNAT family N-acetyltransferase, whose product is MHPITSTFELRHLTGADEVDFFNTLPYALNHEVAADLEQRRRRPEWMWLAVRDGRLLGRLALWSTADAAEPMQFDIFDIDDSLADDEQRAVGAALLLAARAEVIDGLATPPEIARYLPADWREHTDSLQATELRIALLEAAGARFVVERLRLEWTPASGIPSPDPRLSFRDFASDEEMITITTRVLAGTLDAHSRGDLEGATPREVAERQFDEEFARYTTPREWWRVATDESGEPVGFVIPARNSYHHIIAYVGVLPEYRGAGLIDGILAEGTRVLAEAGAPYIRASTDVGNVPMAAAFARAGYATFERIINLAWEAPMR